The following proteins are co-located in the Thermus thermophilus HB8 genome:
- a CDS encoding TRAP transporter substrate-binding protein — MKRRSFLRKVGVGLGASLFYRAFAQGSPTVRWRLVSSYPRSLDTLYGGAEELAKRVAELTGGRFQIRVYQAGELVPGGQVLDAVQQGTVEAGHTYGPFYVGKNPALAFDGGVPFGLTYRQHNAWMLMGGGLELLRRVYADFGVLQFPGGNTGTQMGGWFRREVRTLEDLKGLRMRIPGLGGLVMGRLGVVPQTLAAGDIYPALERGAIDATEFAGPYDDEKLGFYKVARYYYYPSFWEPSAQLSFLVAQREWARLPKEFQEAFQAAASEVNLTMMAKYDALNPPALKRLLAAGVRLRKWPAEIMRKAEEEARALYEEQAAKDPGYRRVYTAYWAFREEVFRWFAVAELGYQAFAFPSV, encoded by the coding sequence ATGAAAAGGCGGAGCTTTCTCAGGAAGGTGGGCGTGGGCCTTGGGGCGAGCCTCTTCTACCGCGCCTTCGCCCAGGGGAGCCCCACGGTGCGCTGGCGGCTTGTCTCCAGCTACCCGAGGAGCCTGGACACCCTCTACGGCGGGGCGGAGGAGCTGGCGAAGCGGGTGGCGGAGCTCACCGGGGGGCGGTTCCAGATCCGGGTCTACCAGGCCGGGGAGCTCGTCCCTGGGGGGCAGGTGCTGGACGCGGTGCAGCAGGGCACGGTGGAGGCCGGCCACACCTACGGTCCCTTCTACGTGGGCAAGAACCCGGCTTTGGCCTTTGACGGAGGCGTCCCCTTCGGCCTGACCTACCGGCAGCACAACGCCTGGATGCTCATGGGCGGGGGGCTTGAGCTCCTCCGCCGGGTCTACGCCGACTTCGGCGTCCTCCAGTTCCCCGGGGGGAACACCGGGACCCAGATGGGGGGCTGGTTCCGCCGGGAGGTCCGCACCCTGGAGGACCTCAAGGGCCTCAGGATGCGCATCCCGGGCCTCGGCGGCCTCGTGATGGGGCGGCTCGGGGTGGTGCCCCAGACGCTGGCGGCCGGGGACATCTACCCCGCCTTGGAGCGGGGGGCCATAGACGCCACCGAGTTCGCCGGGCCCTACGACGACGAGAAGCTGGGCTTTTACAAGGTGGCCCGCTACTACTACTACCCCTCCTTCTGGGAGCCCAGCGCCCAGCTCTCCTTCCTCGTGGCCCAAAGGGAGTGGGCGAGGCTTCCCAAGGAGTTCCAGGAGGCCTTCCAGGCGGCGGCGAGCGAGGTGAACCTCACCATGATGGCCAAGTACGACGCCCTGAACCCGCCCGCCCTGAAGCGCCTCCTCGCGGCCGGGGTGCGCCTAAGGAAGTGGCCCGCGGAGATCATGCGCAAGGCGGAGGAGGAGGCCCGAGCCCTCTACGAGGAGCAGGCGGCCAAGGACCCGGGGTACCGCCGGGTCTACACCGCCTACTGGGCCTTCCGGGAGGAGGTCTTCCGCTGGTTCGCCGTGGCCGAGCTGGGCTACCAGGCCTTCGCCTTCCCCTCGGTTTAG
- the galK gene encoding galactokinase, with protein sequence MGFQEVYGVLPQASAQAPGRVNLLGEHTDYQEGYVLPTPIPYFTQVEAAPLEGAVEAFSENLGELRARPLSSPPQGDFLDYLLGVVRALREAGHEVAGARFYVRSDLPMGAGLSSSAALEVAALRALRTLYRLPLSDLEVARLAQKAEVEYVGVRCGIMDQMAASLGQPGQALFLDTRTLAYENLPLPPGVRVAVLDLGLGRRLAEAGYNRRRQEAEEAAKRLGVRSLRDVADLCLVESLPSPLDRRARHVVSENLRVLRGVEALRRQDARAFGELMTQSHRSLAQDYEVSLPELDALVEEALRAGAYGAKLTGAGFGGAVVALVAESRFPAFREALARRFPDLKVL encoded by the coding sequence ATGGGCTTCCAAGAGGTTTACGGCGTCCTGCCCCAGGCCAGCGCCCAGGCCCCCGGCCGGGTGAACCTCCTGGGGGAGCACACGGACTACCAGGAAGGCTACGTCCTCCCCACCCCGATCCCCTACTTCACCCAGGTGGAGGCCGCCCCCCTCGAGGGGGCGGTGGAGGCCTTCAGCGAGAACCTGGGGGAGCTCCGGGCCCGCCCCCTCTCCTCCCCGCCCCAAGGGGACTTCCTGGACTACCTCCTCGGGGTGGTCCGGGCCCTCCGGGAGGCCGGGCACGAGGTGGCGGGGGCCAGGTTCTACGTTCGCAGCGACCTCCCCATGGGGGCGGGCCTCTCCAGCTCCGCCGCCCTCGAGGTGGCGGCCCTCAGGGCCCTCCGCACCCTCTACCGCCTCCCCTTGAGCGACCTGGAGGTGGCCCGCCTCGCCCAGAAGGCGGAGGTGGAGTACGTGGGGGTCCGGTGCGGGATCATGGACCAGATGGCGGCAAGCCTGGGCCAGCCGGGGCAGGCCCTCTTCCTGGACACCCGGACCCTGGCCTACGAGAACCTTCCCCTTCCCCCGGGGGTGCGGGTGGCTGTCCTGGACCTCGGGCTTGGGCGCAGGCTGGCGGAGGCCGGGTACAACCGGCGCCGCCAGGAGGCGGAGGAGGCGGCCAAGAGGCTCGGGGTGCGGTCCCTTAGGGACGTGGCCGACCTCTGCCTGGTGGAAAGCCTCCCTTCGCCCCTGGACCGGCGGGCCCGGCACGTGGTGAGCGAGAACCTCAGGGTCCTCCGGGGGGTGGAGGCCCTAAGGCGGCAAGACGCCCGGGCCTTCGGGGAGCTTATGACGCAAAGCCACCGCTCCCTCGCCCAAGACTACGAGGTGAGCCTGCCCGAGCTGGACGCCCTGGTGGAGGAGGCCCTGCGGGCCGGGGCCTACGGGGCCAAGCTCACGGGGGCGGGCTTCGGCGGGGCCGTGGTGGCCCTGGTGGCCGAAAGCCGCTTCCCCGCCTTCAGGGAGGCCCTGGCCCGGCGCTTCCCCGACCTCAAGGTCCTCTAA
- a CDS encoding metal ABC transporter substrate-binding protein, which translates to MRALALLPWLLAAALAQVQVAATTPILADLVRQVGGNRVAAVAVVPPGADPHTFEPTPSVAQALSQTRLLFANGLGLEPYLPKLQALLPQNARVVLLGEGQPDLICGEDHAEEDHGHGPCDPHLWLDPAYAVRYAERILEALAALDPGGRDLYRANLERFKKEVEALDRAYRACGLKGTKVVVQHDAFRYFARRYGLEVVGVLSQGGAQEVGSRSFLALLEKAKREGVRLVLAEPQFQGKALKTLAEAIGARVAVLYTDTLDARVRTYLDLLRHNLRALCP; encoded by the coding sequence ATGCGCGCCCTAGCCCTCCTTCCCTGGCTCCTCGCCGCCGCCTTGGCCCAGGTCCAGGTGGCGGCCACCACCCCCATCCTCGCCGACCTCGTCCGGCAGGTGGGGGGAAATCGGGTGGCGGCGGTGGCGGTCGTCCCCCCGGGGGCCGACCCCCACACCTTTGAGCCCACCCCCTCCGTGGCCCAGGCCTTAAGCCAGACCCGCCTCCTCTTCGCCAACGGGCTCGGCCTCGAGCCCTACCTGCCCAAGCTCCAGGCCCTCCTCCCCCAAAACGCCCGGGTGGTCCTCCTCGGGGAGGGGCAGCCGGACCTGATCTGCGGGGAGGACCATGCGGAGGAGGACCACGGCCACGGCCCCTGCGACCCCCACCTCTGGCTGGACCCCGCCTACGCCGTCCGCTACGCCGAGCGGATCCTCGAGGCCCTCGCCGCCTTGGACCCCGGGGGCCGGGACCTCTACCGGGCCAACCTGGAGCGCTTCAAAAAGGAGGTGGAGGCCCTGGACCGGGCCTATAGGGCCTGCGGGCTTAAGGGAACGAAGGTGGTGGTCCAGCACGACGCCTTCCGCTACTTCGCCAGGCGGTACGGCCTGGAGGTGGTGGGGGTCTTGAGCCAGGGCGGGGCCCAGGAGGTGGGGAGCCGGAGCTTCCTCGCCCTCCTGGAGAAGGCCAAGAGGGAGGGGGTCAGGCTCGTCCTCGCCGAGCCCCAGTTCCAGGGCAAGGCCCTGAAGACCCTGGCCGAGGCCATAGGAGCCCGGGTGGCGGTCCTCTACACCGACACCCTGGACGCCCGGGTGAGGACCTACCTGGACCTCCTGCGCCACAACCTGCGGGCCCTCTGCCCATAA
- a CDS encoding thioredoxin family protein, which translates to MLQYPELPLESPLIDAELPDPRGGRYRLSQFHEPLLAVVFMCNHCPYVKGSIGELVALAERYRGKVAFVGINANDYEKYPEDAPEKMAAFAEEHGIFFPYLLDETQEVAKAYRALRTPEVFLFDERRLLRYHGRVNDNPKDPSKVQSHDLEAAIEALLRGEEPPLKEAPAIGCTIKWRPGNEPEVRIG; encoded by the coding sequence ATGCTCCAGTACCCCGAGCTTCCCCTGGAAAGCCCCCTGATTGACGCCGAGCTTCCTGACCCAAGGGGCGGACGCTACCGGCTTTCCCAGTTCCATGAGCCTTTGCTCGCCGTGGTCTTCATGTGCAACCACTGCCCCTACGTCAAGGGCTCCATCGGCGAGCTCGTGGCCCTGGCGGAAAGGTACCGGGGCAAGGTGGCCTTCGTGGGCATCAACGCCAACGACTACGAGAAGTACCCCGAGGACGCCCCGGAGAAGATGGCGGCCTTCGCCGAGGAGCACGGAATCTTCTTCCCCTACCTCCTGGACGAGACCCAGGAGGTGGCCAAGGCCTACCGCGCCCTGCGCACCCCGGAGGTCTTCCTCTTTGACGAAAGGCGCCTCCTCCGCTACCACGGCCGGGTGAACGACAACCCCAAGGACCCCAGCAAGGTGCAAAGCCACGACCTCGAGGCGGCCATAGAGGCCCTCCTCCGGGGCGAGGAGCCCCCCCTCAAGGAGGCCCCCGCCATCGGCTGCACCATCAAGTGGAGGCCAGGGAACGAGCCGGAGGTTAGGATCGGCTGA